A window of the bacterium genome harbors these coding sequences:
- the rpsL gene encoding 30S ribosomal protein S12, with the protein MPTINQLVNKGRKVIKRKTNSPALKRCPQRRGVCVRVYTVTPKKPNSALRKVARVRLTHGMEVTCYIPGEGHNLQEHSIVLVRGGRIKDLPGVRYHIVRGTLDTAGAANRKQGRSKYGLKRPKKAS; encoded by the coding sequence ATGCCGACCATCAACCAGTTAGTGAACAAAGGACGCAAGGTGATCAAGAGAAAAACCAATTCACCGGCGCTGAAACGCTGTCCGCAACGTCGTGGTGTTTGCGTGCGTGTGTACACTGTGACACCTAAAAAACCAAACTCAGCGTTACGTAAAGTGGCCAGGGTTCGTTTGACTCACGGTATGGAAGTTACCTGTTATATTCCGGGTGAAGGCCATAACCTGCAGGAGCATTCGATCGTATTGGTCCGGGGCGGCCGTATTAAGGATCTTCCCGGCGTGCGCTATCATATTGTACGGGGGACACTGGATACAGCCGGTGCAGCCAATCGTAAACAAGGACGTTCCAAATACGGATTGAAACGTCCCAAAAAAGCCAGTTAA
- the rpsG gene encoding 30S ribosomal protein S7 has translation MPRRKEVAKRELENDHRYNSPVVTKFINNIMKGGKKSTAERIFYGALTIMKEKNGDPTLNTFKQALENVKPQLEVKSRRVGGANYQVPIEVRTERQLSLAIRWLKDAATARKGKSMKERLAAEFLEASANQGAAVKKKEDTHRMAEANKAFAHYRW, from the coding sequence ATGCCTAGAAGAAAAGAAGTCGCCAAACGTGAACTGGAAAATGATCACCGCTATAACAGCCCGGTGGTGACCAAATTTATCAATAATATTATGAAGGGCGGCAAGAAGAGTACTGCTGAGAGAATTTTTTATGGTGCACTGACGATTATGAAAGAAAAAAACGGTGACCCAACCCTCAATACATTTAAACAGGCACTGGAAAATGTCAAACCCCAATTGGAAGTGAAATCACGCCGCGTAGGTGGTGCGAATTATCAGGTTCCGATTGAAGTGCGCACGGAGCGGCAGCTATCGCTGGCGATTCGCTGGCTCAAAGATGCTGCCACAGCACGTAAAGGTAAAAGTATGAAAGAGCGTTTGGCAGCGGAATTTTTGGAAGCATCGGCAAATCAGGGCGCTGCGGTGAAGAAAAAAGAAGATACCCATAGAATGGCTGAGGCCAACAAAGCCTTTGCTCATTACCGGTGGTAA